The Apium graveolens cultivar Ventura chromosome 11, ASM990537v1, whole genome shotgun sequence genome has a window encoding:
- the LOC141697686 gene encoding protein GRAVITROPIC IN THE LIGHT 1-like, producing the protein MDSSEKATTTRSKFSKTFHKVITLKSATKNLSGNGFCLSMPHEKSKNGHEFTRDESRSRNRAALEAFISKLFATISSIKASYAELQMAQFPCYIIDGIQSADKDIVDELRKLSELKQSFLSKDINSSPPHVTLLLTEIQEQQSLMKMYQITIKKMEGQLEAKETQISSTRKHLQETLLINKSLEKTLNSSGCFSVLDNINISSCSNPKDFILVLHYALKSVRSFVKILVTQMENSNWDIDSAVHAIHPNTHFSNRTHKCFVFESFVCQEMFKDFDTPAFSLLNDQYFPYYVDQFRKLKSANVAYFLNQYPNSLFGKFTRSKYLRLIHPKMEASFYGNLNQRKLVNSWGCPETTFFAAFSEMARRIWILHCLAFSFDQEVSVFQVRKYCRFSEMYMESVTSEVLMDRDSDVTVAFTVVPGFKIGNMVVQSQVYLAPARY; encoded by the coding sequence ACTCATCAGAAAAGGCTACCACTACAAGAAGCAAATTTTCGAAAACATTCCACAAAGTTATCACTCTAAAATCAGCCACAAAAAATCTCTCAGGCAATGGCTTTTGCTTGTCCATGCCTCACGAGAAGTCGAAAAATGGTCATGAGTTCACCAGAGATGAATCAAGATCAAGAAACAGAGCAGCCTTGGAAGCTTTTATATCGAAACTTTTCGCCACCATTTCATCAATCAAAGCTTCTTATGCAGAGCTACAAATGGCTCAGTTTCCATGTTACATCATTGATGGGATTCAATCTGCAGATAAAGATATAGTTGATGAATTAAGAAAACTCTCAGAGCTTAAACAAAGTTTCTTGAGTAAAGATATCAACTCATCACCACCTCATGTCACACTTTTACTTACAGAGATTCAAGAACAACAGAGTCTCATGAAGATGTATCAGATCACAATCAAGAAAATGGAAGGCCAACTTGAAGCCAAAGAAACCCAAATTTCGAGTACTCGAAAACATCTTCAAGAAACACTTTTGATCAACAAATCACTTGAAAAAACACTAAATTCAAGTGGGTGTTTTTCAGTTCTTGATAACATAAATATCTCATCTTGCTCTAACCCTAAAGATTTCATCTTGGTTCTACATTATGCATTGAAATCTGTGAGAAGTTTTGTGAAGATTTTAGTGACTCAAATGGAGAACTCTAATTGGGACATTGATTCTGCAGTCCATGCAATACATCCCAATACACATTTTTCAAACAGAACACACAAATGTTTTGTTTTCGAGTCATTCGTGTGTCAAGAAATGTTCAAAGATTTCGACACGCCTGCCTTTTCTTTACTAAATGATCAATATTTTCCATACTATGTTGATCAATTCAGGAAGCTAAAATCAGCAAATGTTGCGTATTTCTTGAATCAATATCCAAATTCATTATTCGGAAAATTTACTAGATCAAAGTATCTTCGGTTAATTCATCCGAAAATGGAGGCCTCATTTTACGGAAATTTAAACCAACGAAAGCTCGTAAATTCTTGGGGGTGCCCGGAGACGACATTTTTTGCTGCGTTCAGCGAAATGGCTAGAAGAATTTGGATTTTGCATTGTTTAGCATTCTCTTTTGATCAAGAAGTGAGTGTTTTTCAAGTGAGAAAATACTGCAGATTTTCGGAAATGTACATGGAGAGCGTGACAAGTGAGGTGTTAATGGACCGTGACAGCGATGTTACGGTGGCCTTCACGGTGGTTCCGGGGTTCAAGATTGGAAACATGGTGGTGCAGAGTCAGGTGTATTTAGCTCCGGCAAGATATTGA